The following coding sequences lie in one Gadus morhua chromosome 20, gadMor3.0, whole genome shotgun sequence genomic window:
- the cdc16 gene encoding cell division cycle protein 16 homolog has translation MNLERLRKRVRQYIDQQQYQSALFWADKIASLSNEDPQDIYWLAQCLYLTSQYHRASHALRSRKLDKLYGACQYLAARCHYSAKEFQQALDVLDMEEPASKKLLDRSLKDEKGVADLTKDWGMSPASISSSICLLRGKIYDAMDNRPLATSNYKEALKLDVYCFEAFDLLTSHHMLTAQEENDFLNSLPLGQQCIEEEEELLHFLFQMKLKKYNKPRDLVVPEMVNGLQDNLDVVVSLAERHYYNCDFKMCYKLTSMVMVQDPFHANCLPVHIGTLVELSKANELFFLSHKLVDLYPNNPVSWFAVGCYYLMVGHKNEHARRYLSKATTLERTYGPAWIAYGHSFAVESEHDQAMAAYFTAAQLMKGCHLPMLYIGLEYGLTNNSKLAERFFSQALSIAPEDPFVMHEVAVVAFQNGDWKTAEKLFLDAMEKIKAIGNEVTVDKWEPLLNNLGHVCRKLKKYDSALEYHRQALVLIPQHASTYTAIGYVHSLMGDFESAIDYFHTALGLKRDDTFSVAMLGHCIEMYIGETDAYIGTDIKDKARSNLNTPALVKVLNASPESGEPASASLMDDSDVMSLETPNQEKAAGGTETPETPLRRCLALECDMNESDMMLETSMSDTST, from the exons ATGAATCTCGAAAGACTTCGAAAACGAGTACGGCAGTACATTGATCAA CAACAATATCAAAGTGCTTTGTTCTGGGCGGACAAAATAGCATCCCTTTCAAACG AGGACCCCCAAGATATCTACTGGCTCGCTCAGTGCCTTTATCTGACCTCTCAGTACCATAGAGCCTCTCATGCCCTGCGATCCAGGAAACTCGACAAG TTGTATGGAGCTTGTCAATATCTGGCCGCTAGGTGTCAT TATTCAGCCAAAGAGTTCCAGCAGGCATTGGATGTCCTGGATATGGAGGAGCCAGCCAGTAAGAAGCTACTGGACAGGAGTTTGAAGGATGAAAAGGGTGTAGCAGATTTGACTAAAGACTGGGGCATGTCCCCTGCCTCT ATCAGCAGCTCCATCTGCCTCCTGCGGGGGAAAATCTATGATGCCATGGACAACCGACCGCTGGCCACCTCCAACTACAAAGAGGCCTTGAAGCTAGACGTCTACTGCTTTGAAGCCTTTGACCTTTTAACGTCCCACCACATGCTGACTGCACAGGAAG aaaACGACTTCCTGAACTCTCTTCCTCTGGGTCAACAGTgcatagaggaagaggaggagttgcTCCACTTCCTCTTCCAGATGAAATTGAAGAAG TACAACAAGCCTAGAGATCTGGTGGTACCCGAGATGGTTAATGGTCTCCAGGACAACTTGGATGTGGTGGTCTCGCTTGCTGAGAGGCATTATTACAACTGTGATTTCAAGATGTGCTACAAACTTACGTCGAT GGTGATGGTGCAAGACCCTTTCCATGCCAACTGCTTACCTGTACACATAGGAACGCTGGTGGAGCTTAGTAAAGCTAATG AGCTCTTTTTCCTTTCGCACAAGCTCGTCGACCTGTATCCCAACAATCCG GTGTCGTGGTTTGCGGTGGGCTGCTACTATCTGATGGTGGGTCACAAGAACGAACACGCACGGCGATACCTGAG CAAAGCCACGACGCTAGAGAGGACGTACGGGCCGGCGTGGATAGCCTACGGCCATTCGTTTGCCGTGGAGAGCGAACACGACCAGGCCATGGCTGCCTACTTCACAGCCGCCCAGCTGATGAAAGG GTGCCACTTGCCCATGCTCTACATCGGCCTGGAGTACGGCCTGACCAACAACTCCAAGTTGGCCGAGCGCTTCTTCAGCCAGGCCCTCAGCATCGCTCCCGAAGACCCCTTTGTCATGCACGAAGTTGCTGTGGTTGCCTTTCAAAATGGAGA CTGGAAGACTGCGGAGAAATTGTTCCTTGACGCAATGGAAAAGATCAAAGCCATTGGAAATGAG GTTACGGTGGACAAATGGGAGCCGTTGTTGAACAACTTGGGTCATGTTTGTCGAAAACTGAA GAAGTACGACTCTGCCCTAGAGTACCACCGGCAGGCCCTGGTACTTATCCCCCAGCACGCCTCCACCTACACCGCCATAGGCTACGTCCACAGCCTCATGGGCGACTTCGAGAGCGCCATCGACTACTTTCACACG GCACTGGGACTGAAAAGGGATGACACATTCTCCGTGGCGATGCTCGGCCACTGTATCGAAATGTACATTGGGGAAACGGACGCCTATATAG GTACTGACATCAAGGACAAAGCACGCAGCAACCTCAACACGCCGGCGCTGGTCAAGGTGCTGAACGCGTCGCCGGAGTCCGGCGAGCCGGCTTCTGCCTCGCTCATGGACGACAGCGACGTCATGTCGCTGGAGACGCCCAACCAGGAGAAGGCGGCTGGGGGCACCGAGACGCCGGAGACGCCTCTGCGCCGCTGCCTGGCACTCGAGTGCGACATGAATGAGAGCGACATGATGCTGGAGACCTCCATGTCAGACACCAGCACATGA